The Pricia mediterranea genome includes a window with the following:
- the pyk gene encoding pyruvate kinase: MLTQKKTKIVATLGPATSKKEVLRKMIEAGVDVFRINFSHAKYEDVTARINMIRELNTELGTNTSILGDLQGPKLRVGIMAGEVVVSPGDEITFVTGKPFEGNSERVYMNYDTFPQDVQAGERILLDDGKLIFEVVSSDGEAEVKAKVIQGGPLKSNKGVNLPNTNISLPALTEKDIKDAEFAVSQQVDWIALSFVRFSQDLIDLQEIISQHSEHKIPIIAKIEKPEAVENIDKIVAYCDGLMVARGDLGVEVPAQEVPLIQKQLVLRAKKARIPVIIATQMMETMITSLTPTRAEVNDVANSVMDGADAVMLSGETSVGNYPVAVIEKMAGILMSVENSNLIQVPHDPPHIRTKRYITKAVCYHAATMANEIQAKAISTLTNSGYTAFQISAWRPSAHILVFTSNKRILTQLNLLWGVKAFYYDRYVTTDETIEDVNRIAYQKGFLEIGDMLISLAAMPIKDKGMVNTLRVSEIEDEKS, translated from the coding sequence ATGCTAACACAGAAAAAGACCAAGATAGTAGCTACCCTTGGGCCGGCTACCAGCAAGAAAGAAGTGCTTCGCAAGATGATCGAGGCCGGGGTAGATGTCTTTCGCATCAATTTCTCACATGCCAAATATGAGGATGTCACGGCACGGATCAATATGATCCGCGAACTCAATACAGAACTGGGCACGAATACATCGATTTTGGGTGATCTTCAGGGGCCCAAGCTACGCGTAGGTATCATGGCCGGTGAAGTAGTCGTTTCCCCAGGTGATGAAATCACGTTCGTAACCGGAAAACCTTTTGAAGGAAACTCGGAAAGAGTGTATATGAACTACGATACCTTTCCCCAAGACGTTCAGGCAGGGGAGCGTATTCTATTGGATGATGGAAAATTGATTTTCGAAGTTGTTTCCAGCGACGGGGAAGCAGAGGTAAAGGCAAAGGTCATTCAAGGCGGCCCCTTAAAATCGAATAAAGGGGTCAACTTGCCCAACACGAACATCTCGCTACCTGCCTTGACCGAAAAAGACATAAAGGATGCGGAATTCGCAGTTTCACAACAGGTAGATTGGATAGCTCTTTCCTTCGTTCGGTTTAGCCAAGACCTGATCGATCTTCAGGAAATCATAAGTCAGCATTCGGAACATAAAATTCCGATTATCGCCAAAATCGAAAAGCCTGAGGCGGTAGAAAATATCGATAAAATTGTCGCCTATTGTGATGGTTTAATGGTAGCGCGCGGTGATTTGGGCGTTGAAGTACCCGCTCAAGAAGTACCACTTATTCAAAAACAACTCGTACTCCGGGCAAAAAAGGCCCGAATTCCTGTCATTATCGCCACCCAGATGATGGAAACTATGATTACCAGTCTTACCCCTACCCGTGCCGAGGTGAACGACGTAGCCAACTCCGTAATGGACGGAGCCGATGCGGTGATGCTATCGGGCGAAACCTCAGTGGGCAATTACCCGGTAGCGGTAATTGAAAAAATGGCCGGCATCTTAATGAGTGTCGAAAATTCAAATCTGATACAGGTTCCCCACGATCCACCGCATATCCGCACCAAACGTTATATTACCAAAGCGGTCTGTTATCATGCAGCCACTATGGCCAACGAAATTCAAGCCAAGGCGATATCTACTTTGACCAATAGTGGCTATACCGCATTTCAAATATCCGCTTGGCGGCCAAGTGCCCATATTTTGGTCTTTACATCCAACAAGCGTATCTTGACCCAATTGAATCTGCTTTGGGGCGTCAAGGCCTTTTATTATGATCGCTATGTCACTACGGACGAAACCATCGAAGACGTCAATAGAATTGCATATCAAAAAGGATTTTTGGAAATCGGGGATATGTTGATCAGTCTGGCCGCGATGCCGATCAAGGATAAGGGAATGGTCAATACCTTGAGGGTGTCGGAAATCGAAGATGAAAAAAGTTAG
- a CDS encoding PAS domain-containing protein, translating into MAILKQPMKEYDNAAYRYYGPSDLKMLPLMSWDVYGLYFDTLCKNYEDLVSLKRLSDQNKWMDVPNLNKALIENELVILVTDVKQKIVHATQNMVAMNGYLPHEVKGRRPTMFQGADTNEKDTFEIRKALKNQSPFEAVVLNYKKDGTAYNCWIKGGPIFDTSGELVNFIAYEKVVA; encoded by the coding sequence GTGGCCATTCTAAAACAGCCCATGAAAGAGTACGATAACGCAGCATATCGGTATTACGGTCCTTCAGATTTAAAAATGCTTCCTTTGATGTCATGGGATGTCTACGGCCTTTATTTTGACACCTTATGCAAGAACTATGAGGATCTGGTATCTTTAAAACGCTTGTCCGACCAGAATAAATGGATGGACGTACCCAATTTGAACAAAGCCCTAATAGAAAATGAACTGGTAATTTTAGTTACGGACGTAAAGCAGAAAATCGTTCATGCTACCCAAAACATGGTTGCGATGAACGGCTATCTGCCCCACGAGGTAAAGGGGAGAAGACCTACGATGTTCCAAGGTGCCGATACCAACGAAAAGGATACGTTTGAGATACGAAAGGCTTTGAAAAATCAATCACCGTTCGAAGCTGTCGTGCTCAATTATAAAAAAGACGGAACTGCCTACAATTGTTGGATCAAAGGAGGCCCGATTTTCGATACTTCCGGAGAACTCGTAAACTTTATCGCCTACGAAAAAGTAGTGGCCTAG
- a CDS encoding COG2426 family protein, producing MLMDLIIAMLWSLSPFGEAKVGIPYGMLNGLNIYLVFATCFLANLLVFPMMMFFLERINRYFLRWVFYKKSAIFVARRAKTGSGAKIQRFGFWGLILFVMIPLPGTGVYAGSIATYLFKIEKQKAFWANAIGIFFSSVIIWSATLASMQGMA from the coding sequence ATGCTAATGGACCTTATCATTGCGATGCTTTGGAGCCTGTCTCCCTTTGGGGAGGCCAAGGTAGGGATTCCCTATGGCATGCTCAACGGTTTAAATATATATCTTGTATTTGCAACTTGTTTTTTGGCGAACTTGTTGGTCTTTCCCATGATGATGTTTTTTTTGGAACGGATAAACCGTTATTTTCTACGCTGGGTCTTTTATAAAAAATCCGCCATTTTCGTTGCGCGACGGGCAAAGACGGGATCTGGAGCCAAAATACAACGCTTCGGTTTTTGGGGACTAATTCTATTCGTGATGATTCCTTTGCCCGGTACCGGGGTCTATGCGGGAAGTATCGCTACCTATCTTTTTAAAATTGAAAAACAGAAGGCATTTTGGGCGAATGCCATTGGAATCTTCTTCTCATCTGTCATTATCTGGTCGGCTACCCTGGCCTCGATGCAAGGGATGGCCTAA
- the rnc gene encoding ribonuclease III: MGFASKIFGSHSKKDGDFFMGMIKILGFKPKRLHFYKKAFLHRSVNEKDQAGNPMNYERLEFLGDSMLGTIISQHLFIEVPEGDEGYLTKMRSKIVSRKHLNQLGRDLGLIAFVESRIPKTHFGENIHGNVFEALIGAIYMDRGYRYCQKFILEKVIDPYVDIEQLEGKVISYKSLIIEWCQKQKKAFDYQVYDDTGKDALKHFAVKLRIENQVVAKARATSKKKAEEKASKRAYYALQDKMNQS, translated from the coding sequence ATGGGGTTTGCATCCAAAATATTCGGTTCCCATTCTAAAAAGGATGGGGATTTTTTTATGGGGATGATCAAAATTCTCGGTTTTAAGCCGAAGCGACTCCACTTCTACAAAAAAGCATTTCTTCATCGGTCCGTCAATGAGAAAGACCAGGCCGGAAATCCGATGAATTATGAGCGTTTGGAATTTTTGGGCGATTCAATGCTCGGCACTATTATTTCGCAGCATCTTTTTATCGAGGTGCCCGAAGGCGATGAAGGCTACCTGACCAAAATGAGATCTAAGATCGTGAGCCGCAAGCACCTCAACCAACTGGGCAGAGATCTCGGGCTCATAGCTTTCGTAGAGAGCCGAATTCCTAAAACCCATTTTGGTGAAAACATTCACGGCAACGTTTTCGAAGCGCTTATCGGGGCCATCTATATGGACCGTGGCTACAGGTATTGTCAGAAATTCATCCTTGAAAAGGTCATCGATCCCTATGTCGATATCGAACAGCTCGAAGGCAAGGTCATCAGTTATAAAAGTCTGATTATCGAATGGTGCCAAAAACAAAAGAAGGCGTTCGATTACCAAGTGTACGACGATACGGGCAAAGACGCCCTGAAACACTTTGCCGTCAAGCTGAGGATCGAAAATCAAGTTGTGGCTAAAGCAAGGGCGACCTCAAAGAAGAAAGCTGAAGAAAAGGCGTCGAAACGTGCCTATTACGCATTGCAGGACAAAATGAACCAATCGTGA
- a CDS encoding IPExxxVDY family protein, which translates to MAAVHKLTEDFYDDCFDLIALHSSLENYALAYALNNTLKSSFRRRRKDLEILGHVTVPIFEWKDDLNDRYWTFFTNKGVHRDSESQNNLFKEEPSFSSHYLVTEYREVDYFLKIELDGCDGNRQTVKTNTVEKLLGISKVITAYPIDTQKLKSKNNLIF; encoded by the coding sequence ATGGCGGCAGTACACAAACTTACAGAAGACTTTTACGATGACTGCTTCGACTTGATTGCCCTGCATAGCAGCCTTGAAAACTATGCGCTTGCCTATGCCCTGAACAACACGCTGAAGTCGTCCTTTAGAAGACGTCGCAAAGACCTCGAGATTTTAGGTCACGTTACCGTTCCTATTTTTGAATGGAAAGACGATTTAAACGATCGATACTGGACATTCTTTACCAATAAGGGAGTGCATAGAGATTCGGAATCCCAAAACAATCTCTTTAAAGAAGAACCGTCCTTTAGCAGCCATTACCTGGTGACCGAGTACCGTGAAGTCGATTATTTTTTAAAGATTGAACTAGACGGTTGCGACGGGAATCGCCAAACAGTGAAAACAAATACCGTCGAGAAGTTGCTCGGCATTTCAAAGGTAATTACCGCATACCCCATAGACACGCAAAAACTAAAATCAAAAAATAATCTAATTTTTTAA